The Desulfovibrio sp. genome segment TTTCCGCACATGACTTTTGTCGGGATCAACTGGGCATCTCGATCCACATCGACCATTGCTGGTCGATGGCGCGTGACATCCGCAACGGCCACATCTTTCGGAAACAATGCTCCTGCGGGGAATATTTCTTCGTCTGTGGCGCTACGACGCGGGAAAAATGCCAAATTTGCCGCGGTGATGGAAAACCATCTCCCGACCCAATGCCGGTTCATGTCCGCACGTTGTCCGACACCGCTGAAACTAAGTTGGATTGATGCGGGATGGCCTGGGCGGTTCAACAAATACCCCAGATAATGCGCACTTCAGCCATAGTTGGAGTGATATTGGTGGGGATCACGCTGGTTGCTACGACGCCGACCCGGGCACTCGACCTCAGTCACACCATCTGGGGTGTTGTGGGACAGGAACGCAAGATCGATCCGAACCTTCTCCTGGCGGTGGCTCTCGTGGAGTCGAAGAGATACGCTGGCCCGGGCAAGATCTCACCTCACCCATGGGCCATCCGCGATGCCGCCGGACCTCATTTCTGCAAGTCGCTTCAGGAAGCGAAAAACCTACTCACGAATCCCAGAGCGAATACAGATGTGGGCCTGATGCAGGTCAACCTGTATTGGAATGGCAACCGGGTAAAAGATCCGTCCGACCTGTTGGATCCTGGAACAAATATCAGAGTTGGTGCCGACGTACTCGTAGAGGCAATTCGCTCCGCTCCCAACGACATCATCCTGGGTATTGGACGCTACC includes the following:
- a CDS encoding transglycosylase SLT domain-containing protein encodes the protein MGITLVATTPTRALDLSHTIWGVVGQERKIDPNLLLAVALVESKRYAGPGKISPHPWAIRDAAGPHFCKSLQEAKNLLTNPRANTDVGLMQVNLYWNGNRVKDPSDLLDPGTNIRVGADVLVEAIRSAPNDIILGIGRYHRPDDEIEARAYGTRVYSTWQNLTRLPGKGSA